From the Micromonospora sediminicola genome, one window contains:
- a CDS encoding DUF4235 domain-containing protein: MSHVAAKVAYRPVGLLLGVGAGLVSGLVFKQVWKLIEGEQDAPHATDQDRGWGEIVIAAAIQGAIFAAVKATVDRAGAVAVHRATGYWPG; this comes from the coding sequence GTGAGTCACGTCGCGGCGAAGGTCGCGTACCGACCGGTCGGCCTCCTGCTCGGCGTCGGGGCGGGACTGGTGTCGGGGCTGGTGTTCAAGCAGGTGTGGAAGCTCATCGAGGGCGAACAGGACGCACCACACGCCACCGACCAAGACCGTGGGTGGGGCGAGATCGTCATCGCCGCCGCGATCCAGGGCGCCATCTTCGCGGCGGTGAAGGCCACCGTCGACCGGGCTGGTGCCGTCGCCGTACACCGGGCTACCGGATACTGGCCAGGCTGA
- a CDS encoding TetR/AcrR family transcriptional regulator, with product MARPKDQDHQRAHVTAAARHAIVKHGLARVRIRDIADAAGMSPGTVTYYYRHLDDLFQQVFEDAADRFHRQRAHAVEQHIDHARKLAAAIDAGLPHGADDELCCLLYEFSPRARRRPDHAALRRSLYDRQAQLYEDLLDAGSDQGAFTLALPAAEAARNLVALEDAYGYHIIARTSVTFEQARAYLLRYASHTAGVDLTSVTAATYDLPATGTVT from the coding sequence ATGGCCCGCCCCAAGGATCAGGACCACCAGCGCGCCCACGTCACCGCGGCGGCTCGCCACGCGATCGTCAAGCACGGCCTGGCCCGCGTGCGGATCCGGGACATCGCCGATGCGGCGGGCATGTCTCCCGGCACCGTCACCTACTACTACCGGCACCTCGACGACCTGTTCCAGCAGGTCTTCGAAGACGCCGCCGACCGGTTCCACCGCCAACGGGCGCACGCGGTGGAGCAACACATCGACCACGCCAGGAAGCTGGCGGCCGCGATTGACGCCGGCCTGCCCCATGGTGCCGACGACGAACTGTGCTGCCTGCTCTACGAGTTCTCCCCACGCGCGCGCCGCCGCCCCGACCACGCCGCCCTACGCCGCAGTCTCTACGACCGGCAGGCCCAACTGTACGAGGATCTCCTCGACGCCGGCAGCGACCAGGGCGCCTTCACTCTCGCTCTACCCGCTGCGGAAGCCGCCCGCAACCTCGTCGCACTCGAGGATGCCTACGGTTACCACATCATCGCCCGCACCTCCGTCACCTTCGAGCAGGCCCGCGCCTACCTGCTCAGATACGCCAGCCACACAGCCGGCGTCGACCTGACCAGCGTCACGGCCGCGACGTACGACCTCCCCGCAACGGGGACGGTCACGTGA
- a CDS encoding NlpC/P60 family protein — protein sequence MTVGTVQVTTGPAQAAGVRTSVVNAAKAYLGTPYKLAYGWTCGTARVDCECLNRHAIWDGTKAATGRGLQLNYWLQGQINQGRRTNNPRPGDLIFWDTDPNDGIRYGGDLDHTGVYVGDNRAIDANAYYGYVKYDTITLGGTEPDPIFVDVLTPNGY from the coding sequence ATGACCGTCGGCACGGTGCAGGTGACCACTGGTCCGGCTCAGGCGGCCGGCGTGCGAACGAGCGTGGTGAACGCCGCCAAGGCATACCTGGGCACGCCCTACAAGCTGGCGTACGGGTGGACGTGCGGGACCGCCAGGGTTGACTGCGAGTGCCTCAACCGCCACGCCATCTGGGACGGCACGAAGGCCGCCACCGGTCGGGGGCTACAGCTAAACTACTGGCTGCAGGGGCAGATCAATCAGGGGCGGCGCACCAACAACCCCAGGCCTGGGGACCTGATCTTCTGGGACACGGACCCGAACGACGGGATCCGTTACGGAGGCGACCTGGACCACACCGGGGTGTACGTCGGCGACAACCGCGCCATCGACGCCAACGCCTACTACGGCTACGTCAAGTACGACACCATCACCCTCGGCGGCACCGAACCCGATCCGATCTTCGTGGACGTGCTGACGCCCAACGGCTACTGA
- a CDS encoding amylo-alpha-1,6-glucosidase: MPPELGPDSIAVLSGPTFMYSDSVGDVPPGTIGGLVHLDTRLLSGWLLTVNGGRLLVLRSQTLQHYSAQFVLTNSHLPGLPTDSLGVRRLRYIGDGFRERIELVSFRTEPVGIEVRLSVEADFADLFEVKSGVRDRSARIDRRRNASGAALVFAYANGDFTAETAVRTSIPPDRVEGNDLIWQLDLAPRQIWQLDLHVPLPPGLGVVEPVRGDIAEVIHGRVDDPLRRWVDDRARVRSDNPMLERVLGRSREDLGALRLDMEIKGQQIMLPGAGLPWFLTVFGRDTLITAYQTLVAGPALARGALLALARLQGTRCDDFTDEEPGKILHEFRSGELTRTGVKPYNPNYGTADATQLWLILLSEYWRWTRDDDTVRHLRDNALAALRWIDTYGDRDGDGYVEYGTRSPEGLGNQCWRDSPDGVCFSDGKIPFLPIATCDLQGYTYDAKMRLAELADGPLGDPALAVRLRADAAALFERFNRDFWIEERGGYYAVGLDGDKNRINSKTSNMGHLLWSGIVPADRAEQVVRQLMSPDMFSGWGIRTLSREERRYNALGYHLGTVWPHDNSIAALGMARYGFRNEVNRISLAMFEAAEQFGHRLPEALSGYARELMLFAVPYPTACSPQAWASGAPLALLRAMLDLHPVDGRLTLDPDIPEEFGRMTAERVRAFGHCWTIEAVGRTGYIRLEDV; this comes from the coding sequence ATGCCGCCCGAACTGGGCCCCGACTCCATCGCCGTGCTCAGCGGGCCGACGTTCATGTACTCCGACTCGGTCGGGGACGTGCCGCCCGGCACCATCGGCGGCCTGGTACACCTCGACACGCGGTTGCTCAGCGGGTGGCTGCTGACCGTCAACGGCGGGCGCCTGCTGGTGCTGCGTTCGCAGACGCTGCAGCACTACTCGGCGCAGTTCGTCCTGACCAATTCCCATCTGCCCGGTCTACCCACGGACAGTCTCGGAGTGCGCCGCCTACGCTACATCGGCGACGGCTTCCGGGAGCGGATCGAGTTGGTCTCGTTCCGTACCGAGCCGGTCGGGATCGAGGTACGGCTGTCGGTGGAAGCCGACTTCGCCGACCTGTTCGAGGTCAAGTCCGGAGTGCGGGACCGTTCAGCCCGGATCGATCGCCGGCGCAACGCGAGCGGAGCTGCGTTGGTGTTCGCGTACGCCAACGGTGACTTCACCGCCGAGACGGCGGTGCGGACGTCGATCCCGCCCGACCGGGTCGAGGGCAACGACCTGATCTGGCAGCTCGATCTGGCGCCTCGCCAGATCTGGCAGCTCGACCTCCACGTGCCGCTGCCGCCCGGTCTCGGTGTGGTCGAGCCGGTTCGCGGCGACATCGCCGAGGTGATTCACGGCCGGGTCGACGATCCGCTGCGTCGGTGGGTGGACGACCGGGCGCGGGTACGCAGCGACAACCCGATGCTCGAACGGGTGCTCGGCCGGTCGCGGGAGGATCTCGGGGCGCTGCGGTTGGACATGGAGATCAAGGGTCAGCAGATCATGCTTCCCGGCGCCGGGCTGCCCTGGTTCCTCACGGTCTTCGGCCGCGACACGCTGATCACCGCCTACCAGACACTGGTGGCCGGGCCGGCGCTCGCGCGCGGCGCGCTGCTGGCTCTCGCCCGGCTGCAGGGCACCCGTTGCGACGACTTCACCGACGAGGAGCCGGGCAAGATCCTGCACGAGTTTCGCAGCGGCGAGCTGACGCGAACCGGCGTAAAACCGTACAATCCGAACTACGGCACGGCGGACGCCACCCAGTTGTGGTTGATCCTGCTCTCCGAGTACTGGCGGTGGACCCGCGACGACGACACAGTGCGGCACCTACGCGACAACGCGCTGGCCGCGCTGCGGTGGATCGACACGTACGGCGACCGCGACGGCGACGGGTACGTCGAGTACGGCACCCGCTCCCCGGAGGGACTGGGAAACCAGTGCTGGCGGGACTCACCAGACGGCGTGTGCTTCTCCGACGGCAAGATTCCGTTTCTGCCGATCGCCACATGCGACCTGCAGGGCTACACGTACGACGCCAAGATGCGGCTGGCGGAGCTGGCGGACGGACCGCTGGGGGATCCGGCCCTCGCCGTGCGGCTACGCGCGGATGCCGCCGCGCTGTTCGAACGGTTCAACCGCGACTTCTGGATCGAGGAACGCGGCGGCTACTACGCGGTGGGTCTCGACGGGGACAAGAATCGGATCAACTCGAAGACCTCGAACATGGGTCACCTGCTGTGGAGCGGCATCGTTCCGGCGGATCGGGCCGAGCAGGTGGTGCGGCAGCTGATGTCGCCCGACATGTTCTCCGGTTGGGGCATCCGCACCCTGTCGCGGGAGGAGCGCCGCTACAACGCGCTGGGCTACCACCTGGGCACCGTCTGGCCGCACGACAACTCGATCGCCGCGCTCGGTATGGCCCGGTACGGCTTCCGGAACGAGGTCAACCGGATCAGTCTCGCCATGTTCGAGGCGGCCGAGCAGTTCGGCCATCGGCTGCCGGAGGCGCTCAGCGGCTACGCACGGGAGCTGATGCTGTTCGCCGTGCCCTATCCCACCGCTTGCAGCCCACAGGCGTGGGCGAGCGGAGCACCGCTGGCCCTGCTGCGGGCGATGCTCGATCTCCACCCGGTCGACGGCAGGCTGACCCTCGATCCGGACATACCGGAGGAGTTCGGCCGGATGACCGCGGAGCGGGTCCGAGCCTTCGGCCACTGCTGGACGATCGAGGCGGTAGGACGCACGGGTTACATCCGGTTGGAGGATGTCTAG
- a CDS encoding NADP-dependent oxidoreductase: MSRDEQLRSMRAVAFDEFGGPEVLTARTLPIPQIADDEILLKVWTAGVGVWDVMERQGQLVPEGATFPIVPGSDAAGSVTAVGATVDDLSVGDAVYAYAFSRPKGGFYAEYAAVKAEYVTRVPENVPIEHVGAMPTDALTALAGLDALDLPAGATVLVFGASGGQGHLAVQLAKRLGLRVVAIASGDEGVRLVSRLGADVVLDGHDAATPTRAGEAVPGGVDGLLAMANGPMLARLGDLLKPDGTLAYPHGVQPEPTAPAGRGARAYDGITGPDQLRRLNHLIESGPFEIHVAETFPLAEAAQAHRRLQAPYLGKLLLRVH; encoded by the coding sequence ATGAGCCGTGATGAGCAGTTGAGGTCGATGCGGGCGGTGGCGTTCGACGAGTTCGGCGGGCCCGAGGTGCTCACGGCCCGTACACTGCCGATTCCGCAGATCGCCGACGACGAGATCCTGCTCAAGGTATGGACCGCCGGAGTCGGGGTGTGGGACGTCATGGAACGCCAGGGCCAACTGGTGCCCGAGGGCGCCACCTTCCCCATCGTTCCGGGCTCCGACGCGGCCGGCTCGGTCACCGCCGTCGGCGCCACCGTCGACGACCTCTCGGTGGGCGACGCCGTCTACGCGTACGCGTTCTCCCGGCCCAAGGGTGGCTTTTACGCCGAATACGCCGCGGTGAAGGCCGAATACGTGACGCGGGTGCCCGAGAACGTGCCGATCGAGCACGTGGGGGCGATGCCGACGGACGCGCTGACCGCGTTGGCCGGACTGGATGCATTAGACCTACCGGCCGGGGCCACGGTGCTCGTCTTCGGCGCCAGCGGTGGTCAGGGACATCTGGCGGTTCAGCTGGCCAAGAGGCTCGGGCTGCGGGTCGTGGCGATCGCCTCCGGCGACGAAGGCGTTCGCCTGGTGTCCCGGCTCGGCGCCGATGTCGTCCTCGACGGGCACGACGCCGCCACGCCGACACGGGCGGGTGAGGCCGTGCCCGGCGGTGTCGACGGGCTGTTGGCGATGGCCAATGGTCCAATGTTGGCGCGCCTGGGTGACCTGCTGAAACCCGACGGCACGCTCGCCTACCCGCACGGGGTGCAGCCGGAGCCCACCGCCCCGGCGGGGCGCGGCGCGCGTGCCTACGACGGCATCACCGGGCCCGACCAGCTGCGCCGGCTCAACCATCTGATCGAGTCGGGACCGTTCGAGATCCACGTCGCCGAGACCTTTCCCCTCGCCGAGGCGGCCCAGGCGCACCGCCGCCTGCAGGCGCCCTATCTGGGCAAGCTTCTCCTACGGGTCCACTGA
- a CDS encoding GNAT family N-acetyltransferase, giving the protein MSAIVIRPYCDSDWPAIARIHDAARLDELRGSAGVDAFRTLAQTADAEGLFDGCVWVAEIDASVAGFVALGEDEITWLYVDPHRYRRGVGRALLRHALSAAGPRVEVTVLDGNPAALALYESEGFTVTQTRTGRLAGNEAFPATGHVMHHEATGSAPA; this is encoded by the coding sequence ATGTCTGCCATTGTCATCCGGCCCTACTGCGACAGTGACTGGCCGGCGATCGCGCGGATCCACGACGCCGCCCGGCTCGACGAGTTGCGCGGCTCCGCCGGCGTCGACGCGTTCCGCACGCTCGCGCAGACCGCGGACGCCGAAGGGCTCTTCGACGGCTGCGTGTGGGTGGCCGAGATCGACGCAAGCGTGGCCGGCTTCGTCGCACTCGGCGAGGACGAGATCACCTGGCTGTACGTCGATCCGCACCGCTACCGGCGAGGCGTCGGGAGAGCGCTGCTGCGGCATGCGTTGAGTGCCGCCGGCCCGCGGGTGGAGGTCACCGTGCTCGACGGCAACCCGGCCGCCCTCGCGCTGTACGAGAGTGAGGGCTTCACCGTGACGCAGACCCGAACCGGACGACTCGCCGGCAACGAGGCCTTCCCTGCCACCGGACACGTCATGCACCACGAGGCGACCGGCTCCGCACCTGCCTGA
- a CDS encoding VOC family protein: MLLIALLADLADRHLRPRAACRDWRRVVGHRPPRTGDGDSLPGMRMLHLGLRVTSLERSLAFYSALGYARIGNVPETGFGSLTMLQLPDDPFVSLELVHDPARPVNDIGAVNHLVIQVDDLTATLADLATRGVAAEPPTEPGPGMRTSWLTDPDGYRIELVQWPPDHPAGMTAADFA, translated from the coding sequence GTGCTGCTCATCGCGCTGTTGGCGGACCTGGCCGATCGTCACCTGCGTCCTCGGGCAGCATGCCGCGACTGGCGTCGCGTGGTCGGACATCGCCCACCACGGACGGGAGACGGCGATAGTCTCCCGGGCATGCGGATGTTACACCTCGGTCTTCGAGTAACCAGTCTCGAACGCTCGCTCGCCTTCTACAGCGCGCTCGGATACGCCAGGATCGGCAATGTCCCCGAGACCGGGTTCGGTAGCCTGACCATGCTTCAACTCCCCGACGACCCGTTTGTCAGCCTGGAGCTTGTGCACGATCCCGCGAGGCCGGTCAACGACATCGGCGCCGTCAACCACCTCGTCATCCAGGTGGATGACCTCACCGCTACGCTCGCCGACCTGGCAACGAGGGGCGTTGCCGCCGAGCCGCCGACAGAACCAGGGCCAGGGATGCGGACATCGTGGCTCACCGACCCCGACGGCTACCGGATCGAGCTCGTGCAGTGGCCACCCGACCATCCAGCCGGGATGACGGCGGCCGACTTCGCCTGA
- a CDS encoding dihydrofolate reductase family protein gives MGALIVSVQTTMDGVMDQLEGWFEEQGDVEHHGIEELRAADAVLLGRKTYQELAELWPKGSGPYADLINPMPKYVASRTLNEPLAWNAKLLGRDTVEEVAAVKAQHPGSLISYGCGELASVLARHGLVDEVRFWLHPVVWGDGERPFRPGRLPIRLRLVTAAPYPTGVVRLSYQPLV, from the coding sequence ATGGGGGCACTGATTGTGTCCGTGCAGACGACGATGGACGGCGTCATGGATCAGCTCGAGGGTTGGTTCGAGGAGCAGGGTGACGTCGAGCACCACGGGATCGAGGAGTTGCGTGCCGCCGACGCGGTCCTGTTGGGACGCAAGACCTACCAGGAGCTGGCGGAGCTGTGGCCGAAGGGGTCGGGGCCGTACGCGGACCTGATCAACCCGATGCCGAAGTACGTCGCGTCGCGGACCCTGAACGAACCGCTGGCCTGGAACGCGAAACTGCTCGGCCGGGACACCGTCGAGGAGGTGGCGGCGGTGAAGGCTCAGCACCCCGGATCACTGATCTCGTACGGCTGTGGTGAGCTGGCCAGCGTGTTGGCGCGCCACGGGCTCGTCGACGAGGTGCGCTTCTGGTTGCACCCGGTGGTCTGGGGCGACGGTGAGAGGCCGTTCCGGCCGGGCAGGTTGCCGATCAGACTGCGACTGGTCACCGCCGCCCCCTACCCCACGGGTGTCGTGAGACTGAGCTATCAGCCGCTCGTCTGA
- a CDS encoding NUDIX domain-containing protein, whose amino-acid sequence MRPGPIDHTTTAETDRLGRVLLTQPAYRPDRVPPGGDVEAGETPEQACAREIREETGLRVVPSRVLVIDWLPPHRHRAGPAVYFLFDCGPRHG is encoded by the coding sequence ATGAGACCGGGGCCGATCGACCACACCACGACGGCGGAAACCGACCGGCTCGGGCGGGTCCTGCTGACTCAGCCCGCATACCGTCCGGACCGGGTGCCTCCGGGTGGTGACGTCGAAGCCGGCGAGACTCCGGAGCAGGCGTGCGCCCGGGAGATCCGCGAGGAGACGGGCCTGCGCGTCGTCCCCTCCCGAGTCCTGGTGATCGACTGGCTGCCACCCCACCGGCACCGCGCCGGACCGGCGGTCTACTTTCTCTTCGACTGCGGCCCCCGACACGGGTGA
- a CDS encoding DoxX family protein, whose translation MTAVDAVPAQVTRGMHRTLWALQGVLGVFLVVASAGPKLVGETYAVQTFEDMGAAPWFRVLVGLLEPAGGIGLLVPRLAGLAAAGLALLMVGAAITQAFILHGGALVITPVVLLALFVLVAWGRRRSVVELFAR comes from the coding sequence ATGACTGCTGTCGATGCCGTGCCCGCACAGGTCACCCGCGGGATGCACCGCACGCTCTGGGCACTACAGGGCGTCCTCGGCGTGTTCCTCGTCGTCGCCTCGGCCGGCCCCAAACTCGTCGGCGAGACGTACGCGGTCCAGACCTTCGAGGACATGGGCGCGGCGCCCTGGTTTCGCGTCCTCGTCGGCCTGCTCGAACCGGCCGGCGGCATCGGACTGCTCGTACCACGGCTCGCCGGCCTGGCGGCTGCCGGACTCGCCCTGCTCATGGTGGGCGCCGCCATCACCCAGGCGTTCATCCTGCACGGTGGCGCACTGGTGATCACACCCGTGGTGCTGCTCGCACTGTTCGTGCTCGTCGCCTGGGGCCGCCGCCGCTCCGTCGTCGAGCTTTTTGCCCGCTGA
- a CDS encoding SRPBCC family protein yields the protein MSTVTESVDVRVPIRAVYDQWTQFESFPQFMDGVESITQIDATHTRWVTKVAGVTREFDAEITEQHPDERVAWKSTGGDTKHAGVVTFHRLAQDETRVTIQLDWEPEGLVEKAGSAVGVDSHQVKADAKRFKEFIEGRGNPTGAWRGEVDRPDATS from the coding sequence GTGAGTACCGTGACCGAGTCCGTCGACGTCCGGGTGCCGATCCGGGCGGTGTACGACCAGTGGACGCAGTTCGAGTCGTTTCCGCAGTTCATGGACGGCGTCGAGTCGATCACGCAGATCGACGCGACCCACACGCGTTGGGTCACCAAGGTGGCCGGGGTGACCCGGGAGTTCGACGCGGAGATCACCGAACAGCACCCCGACGAGCGGGTGGCTTGGAAGAGCACCGGCGGCGACACGAAGCACGCAGGTGTGGTCACGTTCCACCGGCTCGCGCAGGACGAGACGCGCGTGACGATCCAGCTCGACTGGGAGCCGGAGGGTCTGGTGGAGAAGGCCGGCAGCGCGGTCGGGGTGGACAGTCACCAGGTGAAGGCCGATGCGAAGCGGTTCAAGGAGTTCATCGAGGGCCGGGGCAACCCCACCGGCGCCTGGCGCGGCGAGGTCGACCGCCCCGACGCCACGTCCTGA
- a CDS encoding FUSC family protein yields the protein MRGRSDSSADRRPGGRTGDHDARAEAVLRRWRSQRRASLRNRRRQLGIYLVVAIQAGLAAGLAWTAAGAVALDNNPVFAPIAAVGTVAAAAGQRLRRTVELVVGVALGAAVADGLVVVVDRGAWQIAVIAAVTIATAIAVVGRGSLITQAGGTAVLVTSVAPASERVDAPQVFNAVLGGASALVVVLLLLPLNPLRIVERAAGPELDDLSHQLTEVGHALVRRDPAAVADSLQGLRSMGAQLTQLSDAVQGGLEVVRYSPQRFRWRSTLREYRIGAEHVDRAVLGARGLARRAYTAISDDEPIPAALGHAVVDLGHAVGSLHAEFVRGREPSSARHHALRAVHQAGHAARDGLGLSGTVVMAQIRTIARDLLRATAISRTDANRMVRQATQR from the coding sequence ATGCGAGGGCGCAGTGACTCTTCCGCCGACAGGCGACCCGGTGGCCGAACCGGCGACCACGACGCCCGCGCCGAGGCGGTCCTCCGGCGGTGGAGATCGCAACGACGAGCCAGCCTCCGCAATCGACGCCGTCAACTGGGCATCTACCTCGTGGTCGCGATCCAGGCAGGTCTCGCCGCCGGTCTCGCCTGGACGGCCGCCGGCGCCGTCGCCCTCGACAACAACCCGGTCTTCGCGCCCATCGCCGCTGTCGGCACGGTCGCTGCCGCCGCGGGGCAGCGACTGCGGCGGACGGTCGAACTCGTCGTGGGAGTGGCGCTGGGCGCGGCCGTCGCCGACGGGCTCGTCGTGGTCGTCGACCGCGGAGCCTGGCAGATCGCGGTGATCGCAGCGGTCACGATCGCGACCGCCATCGCGGTCGTCGGACGCGGCAGCCTGATCACCCAGGCCGGCGGCACCGCCGTCCTGGTGACGAGCGTTGCCCCCGCCAGCGAACGGGTCGACGCGCCGCAGGTCTTCAACGCTGTCCTCGGGGGCGCCAGCGCACTGGTCGTGGTGCTCCTGCTGTTACCACTCAACCCCCTGCGCATCGTCGAACGCGCCGCCGGCCCGGAGTTGGACGACCTGTCCCACCAGCTCACCGAGGTGGGTCACGCACTGGTCCGCCGCGACCCGGCAGCCGTCGCCGACTCGCTCCAGGGACTTCGAAGCATGGGGGCGCAGCTCACCCAACTCTCCGACGCCGTTCAGGGTGGGCTCGAAGTGGTCAGGTACTCACCGCAGCGCTTCCGCTGGCGCAGCACTCTGCGGGAGTATCGCATCGGCGCCGAACACGTCGACCGGGCCGTGCTGGGTGCCCGTGGCCTGGCCCGGCGCGCGTACACGGCGATCAGTGACGACGAGCCGATCCCGGCTGCCCTCGGTCATGCCGTCGTCGACCTGGGCCACGCCGTAGGAAGTTTGCACGCCGAGTTCGTGCGGGGGCGCGAACCGTCTTCGGCACGACACCACGCACTGCGGGCCGTCCACCAGGCTGGTCACGCCGCGCGCGACGGCCTGGGCCTCTCCGGAACCGTGGTCATGGCCCAGATCCGCACCATCGCCCGAGATCTGCTGCGCGCCACCGCGATCTCCCGCACCGACGCCAACCGGATGGTCCGGCAGGCCACGCAGCGATGA
- a CDS encoding cellulase family glycosylhydrolase, protein MLVAVVAAATMLAPNGAQAQPVASLMVDGSVAAPAAGDDWLHVQGNQIVDAAGNAVWLTGTNWFGFNATERVFHGLWSGNITDITRSMANRGINIVRVPISAQLLLEWRNGQAAVPSGVNTWANPELAGMTTLQVWDYFLQLCARFGIKVLLDVHSAEADNSGHLYPVWWKGSVTPELFYQAWEWVANRYKNNDTLVAMDIKNEPHGKHTESPRAKWNGSTDQDNFKNTCQVAGRRILALNPNVLILCEGIEIYPRDGVSWNSTVEGDYHFNWWGGNLRGVRQYPVDLGSQQDQLVYSPHDYGPLVWEQPWFQKPFDRATLTADVWDPNWLYIHKQNIAPLLIGEWGGRLGQDARQDRWMTALRDTIVEHRLHQTFWVLNPNSGDTGGLLLDDWKTWDEQKYALLKPALWQHGGKFVSLDHQVPLGGVGSTTGKSVSDVYGGGGGDTSPPSAPAGLRSTGVTASSVALAWSASTDNVGVTGYDVYREGAKVNGSPVVGTAYSDVGLTAGTAYRYTVRARDAAGNVSAPSAALTVTTSGGGGGPTTTIIGQASGRCVDVSGGRTADGTVVQLWDCLDNQAQQWRRSGNTFVNPNSGKCLDVSGGRTANGSVVQLWTCLNNGAQQWVVNSDGSVANPNSGKCLDAVEYGTTNGTRLQIWDCGRPLGGNQRWRLS, encoded by the coding sequence ATGCTCGTTGCCGTCGTGGCCGCTGCGACGATGCTCGCGCCCAACGGCGCGCAGGCGCAGCCTGTTGCCTCGCTCATGGTCGACGGGTCTGTGGCGGCGCCCGCCGCCGGCGACGACTGGCTGCACGTCCAGGGAAACCAGATCGTCGACGCCGCCGGCAACGCGGTCTGGTTGACCGGAACGAACTGGTTCGGGTTCAACGCCACCGAACGGGTCTTCCACGGCCTGTGGTCGGGCAACATCACCGACATCACCAGGTCGATGGCGAACCGTGGAATCAACATCGTCCGGGTGCCGATCTCCGCCCAACTGCTGCTCGAGTGGCGCAACGGCCAGGCCGCGGTGCCGTCCGGAGTGAACACCTGGGCCAATCCCGAACTGGCCGGTATGACCACGCTTCAGGTCTGGGACTATTTCCTCCAGTTGTGTGCCCGCTTCGGCATCAAGGTCCTGCTCGACGTGCACAGCGCCGAGGCGGACAACTCGGGCCACCTCTATCCGGTCTGGTGGAAGGGCAGCGTCACCCCGGAGCTGTTCTACCAGGCGTGGGAGTGGGTGGCCAACCGCTACAAGAACAACGACACGCTCGTGGCGATGGACATCAAGAACGAGCCGCACGGCAAGCACACCGAGTCGCCCCGGGCGAAGTGGAACGGGTCCACCGACCAGGACAACTTCAAGAACACCTGCCAGGTGGCGGGACGCCGGATCCTCGCGCTCAACCCGAACGTGCTCATCCTCTGCGAGGGCATCGAGATCTATCCGCGAGACGGCGTGAGCTGGAACTCCACCGTCGAGGGCGACTACCACTTCAACTGGTGGGGCGGCAACCTGCGCGGCGTCCGCCAGTATCCGGTCGACCTCGGGTCCCAGCAGGACCAGCTCGTCTACTCGCCGCACGACTACGGACCCTTGGTCTGGGAGCAGCCCTGGTTCCAGAAGCCGTTCGACAGGGCCACGCTCACCGCGGACGTGTGGGACCCGAACTGGCTCTACATCCACAAGCAGAACATCGCGCCGCTGCTGATCGGGGAGTGGGGCGGCCGGCTCGGGCAGGACGCCCGACAGGACCGCTGGATGACCGCGCTGCGGGACACCATCGTCGAGCACCGGCTGCACCAGACGTTCTGGGTGTTGAACCCGAACTCGGGTGACACCGGCGGGCTGCTGCTCGACGACTGGAAGACCTGGGACGAGCAGAAGTACGCGTTGCTCAAGCCGGCCCTCTGGCAGCACGGCGGCAAGTTCGTCAGCCTGGACCACCAGGTGCCACTGGGCGGCGTCGGTTCGACGACCGGCAAGAGCGTCTCCGACGTCTACGGAGGCGGTGGCGGTGACACCAGCCCACCCAGCGCGCCGGCCGGGCTGCGCTCCACCGGCGTGACGGCCTCGTCGGTCGCGCTGGCCTGGAGCGCCTCGACCGACAACGTCGGCGTCACCGGCTACGACGTCTACCGCGAGGGCGCGAAGGTCAACGGCTCTCCGGTCGTCGGCACCGCCTACTCCGACGTCGGCCTCACCGCCGGCACGGCGTACCGCTACACCGTGCGTGCCCGGGATGCCGCCGGCAATGTGTCCGCGCCGTCCGCCGCGCTCACCGTGACCACCAGCGGGGGAGGCGGCGGCCCGACGACGACGATCATCGGGCAGGCGTCCGGCCGGTGCGTGGACGTGTCCGGTGGGCGCACCGCCGACGGGACGGTGGTCCAACTCTGGGACTGCCTCGACAACCAGGCGCAGCAGTGGCGGCGGTCCGGCAACACGTTCGTCAACCCCAATTCCGGCAAGTGCCTGGACGTCTCTGGTGGACGTACCGCCAACGGCAGCGTGGTGCAGTTGTGGACCTGCTTGAACAACGGCGCCCAGCAGTGGGTGGTCAACAGCGACGGCTCGGTGGCCAACCCGAACTCGGGCAAGTGCCTGGACGCGGTCGAGTACGGGACGACCAACGGCACGCGACTGCAGATCTGGGACTGCGGCCGGCCGCTGGGCGGCAACCAGCGGTGGCGCCTGAGCTGA